In Pyrus communis chromosome 1, drPyrComm1.1, whole genome shotgun sequence, the following are encoded in one genomic region:
- the LOC137734762 gene encoding trihelix transcription factor ENAP1-like: MDDTVDDPRYHPKSYSASHHNSSGRRKIHTRNTQYARPVPNRYAVEDDYELDELDEGNGREDQYNDEEDKHRHGFNRNFDAEEDFERFPKKRKAKNLESRYEFAPRVRPNWEPGFRAEEEWTEHSVFMLLEVWGDRFLQLGRKSLRSDDWHEVAYKVSEASKIERTDGQCKSMLDMLKRKYKKEKEKMEEMGLNSSKWAYFKKMEMLMASSSRQEFGLACGIDSGEYVFMNTRVYLERSNGFDEMRDSPGESETDDDENGNDDFDVFPPRMAGMHGGDGDEGSSYRVLADSIHKFGEIYEKIESSKRQQMRELEKMRKNFNKELELQKKQILERAQVEIAKIQEADDDDETDVSVEDLSE, from the coding sequence ATGGACGACACAGTAGACGACCCTAGGTACCATCCGAAATCCTACTCTGCAAGCCACCATAACTCCTCTGGTCGCCGTAAAATCCACACCCGAAACACCCAATATGCTCGTCCGGTTCCTAATCGATACGCGGTGGAAGACGACTACGAATTGGACGAGTTGGACGAAGGAAATGGCCGGGAAGACCAATACAATGACGAAGAAGACAAGCACAGGCATGGGTTTAATCGGAATTTTGACGCGGAGGAAGATTTTGAGAGGTTTCCAAAGAAGAGGAAGGCGAAGAATTTGGAATCAAGGTACGAGTTTGCACCTCGGGTGAGGCCGAACTGGGAACCGGGTTTTCGGGCTGAAGAGGAGTGGACGGAGCACTCGGTGTTTATGCTGCTGGAGGTTTGGGGTGATAGGTTTCTTCAGCTGGGGAGGAAGAGTTTGAGGTCTGATGATTGGCATGAGGTAGCATACAAAGTCTCAGAAGCGTCGAAGATTGAGAGGACCGACGGGCAATGTAAGTCGATGTTGGATATGCTTAAGAGGAAGTAtaagaaagagaaggagaaaatggaagaaatgggGTTGAACTCTAGCAAATGGGCTTACTTTAAGAAGATGGAGATGTTAATGGCATCGTCGTCGAGGCAGGAATTTGGGCTTGCTTGTGGGATTGATTCTGGGGAGTATGTGTTTATGAACACGAGGGTTTATTTGGAGCGGTCGAATGGGTTTGATGAGATGAGGGATAGTCCTGGTGAGTCAGAGACAGATGATGATGAGAATGGGAATGATGATTTCGATGTGTTTCCACCAAGAATGGCAGGGATGCATGGAGGGGACGGGGATGAAGGGTCTTCGTATAGAGTGTTGGCGGATTCAATTCACAAGTTTGGGGAGATTTATGAGAAGATTGAGAGTAGTAAGAGGCAGCAGATGAGGGAATTGGAGAAGATGAGGAAAAATTTCAACAAGGAGTTGGAGTTGCAGAAGAAGCAGATTCTAGAGAGGGCGCAGGTGGAAATTGCGAAAATTCAGGAGGCAGATGACGATGATGAGACAGATGTTTCTGTTGAGGATCTCAGTGAATGA